Within Sphingobium sp. KCTC 72723, the genomic segment GATGGCGATGCGGCCGTCGCGCGCCTGAACCCAGGCGACGTCCACGCCCTGTTTTGCCATTTCCTGATACATGGGGAAGGCGGCGTAGAAATGGAGCGTATCGGTGACGACCCGGCCTCTGTTGGCCGGGAAGCCCAGCGCGCGCAGCACCGCTTGCTCGCCCATGGTGGTGGACTGGACCCAGGTGACTTCGTCCGGGGCCGCGCCGACCAATGCCGCGAATTTGGCGATCAGCTTCGCGCGGTCCACCGGCGGCCGGGCCATGGCGAAGGGATCGAGCGTGCGGGCGGCGACATAGGCGTCCATCGCGGCGCGCGCGCCCAGGCTGATCGGATGAGTCGATGCGCTGTCGAAATAGGCGAGCGGGGTGGCGGCGAAGCTGGCCTTGTCGGGCAGGGACGGGGCAGAGGCCGGAGTCGCCGCACGGGCCGCCTGCGCCGCCAGCGGCAGCGCGACTGCCGCGCCCAGCGCCTGACGACGGCTCAGCGTCATGCCAGAATCTTGATGAAGGCGGCCTTGAACGCCTGCATTTCGGCGGGTGTGCCAAAGGAGACGCGGACCCAGTCGTCCATATGTTTGCGCGGGCCGCCGATGAAGATTTTCTGCGCGGCAAGCGCGGCGGTGACGTCCGCGCCGGGGCGGTCGACATGGATCATCGCAAAGCTCGCCTCGCCGGGCAGATAGCGCATCCCGCGCGCGGCGAGCCAGGCGTAGAGATCGTCGCGCACGGCCTTGTTCGCGGCCTTGCGGCTGGTGAGCAGCGTGGGGTCCAGCAGGCTGGCTTCCGCCGCGATCACGGCGGGCATCGGCGTGATGTTGGTGCCGTAACGGGCCATGCCGTCGAGCAGATCCTTGCGCCCGGCAATCAGGCCGCAGCGCAATCCTGCTAGGCCGTAAATCTTGGAGAAAGTGCGCGTCACCAGCACGTCCGCGCCCCTGGCGACCAGATCGAGGCAGGAGGTTGCGTCGCTGAAATGAATATAGGCTTCGTCGATCAGCAGGATTGCGCCCTTGGGCTTGTTGGCCAGCAGCCAGTCGATATCGGCGCGGGTCGTGACAAGGCCGGTGGGGTTGTTGGGGTTGCACAGATAATAGACGCCTGCGTCCGGCGCAGCGGCCAGCAATGTGCGCGGGTCGGCGGCGAAATCGCCCGATAATGGCACCGCGACCGACCGGGTGATGCTCTGGTCGTTCAGGCCCAGAAAGCCCTGATCGAAGGTCGGTTCGAAATAGGCGATCGGGCGGTCGGGCGTGGAATAGGTCAGCGCGACCGAACGGAGCGGCATGAAGGAACCGGGATGAACCTGAACCTGATCGGGCATCAGGCCGTTCTGCCGCGCGAACAGGCTTTCCAGTTGCCCGGCAAAGGCCATGCCATAGCGCCCCGATAATGGCGGCAGTTGCGCCAGCGCCGCGAGCGCGGCGGGGCAGGGACCGACGGGATGTTCGTTGCTGTTGAGGAAGATGCCGTCGCTCAGCGTGGCGACCATGCCCGCCGGGTCGTCGGGCAATGCGACCTTGCGCCCGCGCTGGGCCAAAGCAGGTGTCGCAGCGGCAATCGACGTGGCCGCCACCGCCCCGCGCATCAGCATCCGGCGGGACATTATGTCAGGCAATCGGCTCATGCAGTCCCCTCCATAGGAAAAGGGCCGGTTCGTTTCCGAACCGGCCCTCCTTCGTGACGTAGATTAGAATTTGAAGTCGATACGCGCGTAATAATAGCCGCCTGCCGTGCCGTAGGGGCCATGGCCATAGGGGCTGTTATAGGAACCAGCGCCGTTTTGGTATGGCGACACGCCGGGATTGACGACAACCCCCGTGCCGGTCACCAGCTTGGGCACTTCGGGAACCTTGTCGAACAGGTTGTTCGCACCAATCGAGAAGGTCACATTGTCGGTGAAGTCGTAACCGACTTCCAGATCGGTGATGATCGCCGATTTGACCACGCCGTTGAAGTAGAGCTGGTTGGCATTGACGCCATTGACCAGCGCCCCGTCGGCGATCAGGAAGCCGCCGCTAGGCACCACGCCGCTGCCCACGCCCGGACGCACAAGGATGCTGGTCTTGGCATAGAGGGTTTCGCGCAGATTGACGGTCAGCCTGTCTGCCTTGAGCAGCGCACCGAAGCCGACCTTATATTTGGGCGTCGTGTCTTCGATATTGCTTTCCGACGCCGCGTTGAACAGCGGATATCCGACCTTGTTGTTGGTGATCTTCGTCTTGTTATAGTTGCCGTTCACCGACAGGTTCAGCGAGCCAAAGCCCAGTGAAACCGGATAGGCGATGGAGAAGTCCACGCCCGTCGTCTTGGTGTCGATACCGTTGGTGAAGCTTTGCACACCCACGGTCTGGAGCGCAGTGTCGAGGACGATGCCCGCAGCGGCAAGAGCGCTGAAGATCGCGGCGGCGCCGGGCTGGACCACGCCACCCTGAACGGCGTTACGCGACGCGGTAGCAGCAATACGATCCTTGATCTTGATCATATAGGCATCGACCGTGATCGCCAGCTTTGGCACCGGACGCATAACGATACCGGCCGAGAAGTTCTTCGATTTTTCCGGGCCGAGTGGGCCAAAGCCCAGCAGCGCGGCGGCCGGGGTGCCGGCGGGCAGCTGTGCCACCGCGCTGGTCGGCCCCACGTTGATCGTCGAATATTTCTGTTCGGCCAGTGTTGGAGCGCGGAAGCCGGTGCTGGCCGTGCCGCGAATTGCGAAAGCATCCGAGAAATCGTAGCGGGTCGTGATCTTGCCGATCAGCGTATCGCCAAAATCGGTATAGTCTTCATAACGCCCGGCAAGATCGACGCTCCAGCCTTCGACCGGCTCGGCGATGAAGTTGATATAGCCAGCCTTCGAACTACGGTTGAACTTGCCTGCGTCGGTGTTCTTGTAACCGGGGAAGGATTGCACGCCGGTCTTGTAGGTCGAGTAGAAATCGCCCTGGACGATTTCATAGGTGTCCTTGCGATATTCGCCGCCGAAAGCGAAGGTCAGGGGCGACGCCATGCCCGCGTCAAATTCCTTGCGGATGTCGGCGGTGACCGTGGTCTGGCTCAGGCGGAAGCCACCGTCATACGCCTTGTCAGGCGTATT encodes:
- a CDS encoding aminotransferase class I/II-fold pyridoxal phosphate-dependent enzyme encodes the protein MSRLPDIMSRRMLMRGAVAATSIAAATPALAQRGRKVALPDDPAGMVATLSDGIFLNSNEHPVGPCPAALAALAQLPPLSGRYGMAFAGQLESLFARQNGLMPDQVQVHPGSFMPLRSVALTYSTPDRPIAYFEPTFDQGFLGLNDQSITRSVAVPLSGDFAADPRTLLAAAPDAGVYYLCNPNNPTGLVTTRADIDWLLANKPKGAILLIDEAYIHFSDATSCLDLVARGADVLVTRTFSKIYGLAGLRCGLIAGRKDLLDGMARYGTNITPMPAVIAAEASLLDPTLLTSRKAANKAVRDDLYAWLAARGMRYLPGEASFAMIHVDRPGADVTAALAAQKIFIGGPRKHMDDWVRVSFGTPAEMQAFKAAFIKILA
- a CDS encoding TonB-dependent receptor plug domain-containing protein, with the protein product MTRFSALKLSLILASSWSACAIAQEVPQEAPQVDEGTAIIVTGTRAVGMQAADSAAPIQVLGEDAIAHVGQPNLNQVLTQIVPSFTAQTQGTDLSSFSLSARLRGLSPNHTLVLVNGKRRHGNGILQVLGAFSGSAAPSIDLIPPDSVKQVEVFQEGAAAVYGTDAIAGVINFILKDDAEGGSIKITGGQHYDSQGELFSISGNYGVKLGEDGFMNISLFHRRQDYTTLGDGQVQVTKADGTLQPNAPAQWSNLTGDALANINGGQPKTELNLLFVNAGYDFGGVEVYAFGDVARREGWAKQGYRHPKRICYETGNLGGAVTTAAYDPNICYSDTGTFGMVPLQHVIEDEYSFTVGAKGEVGGGWNYDLSTSYGHQKNDIWTENSAHREVWQESFAAARLGVGVPNTPDKAYDGGFRLSQTTVTADIRKEFDAGMASPLTFAFGGEYRKDTYEIVQGDFYSTYKTGVQSFPGYKNTDAGKFNRSSKAGYINFIAEPVEGWSVDLAGRYEDYTDFGDTLIGKITTRYDFSDAFAIRGTASTGFRAPTLAEQKYSTINVGPTSAVAQLPAGTPAAALLGFGPLGPEKSKNFSAGIVMRPVPKLAITVDAYMIKIKDRIAATASRNAVQGGVVQPGAAAIFSALAAAGIVLDTALQTVGVQSFTNGIDTKTTGVDFSIAYPVSLGFGSLNLSVNGNYNKTKITNNKVGYPLFNAASESNIEDTTPKYKVGFGALLKADRLTVNLRETLYAKTSILVRPGVGSGVVPSGGFLIADGALVNGVNANQLYFNGVVKSAIITDLEVGYDFTDNVTFSIGANNLFDKVPEVPKLVTGTGVVVNPGVSPYQNGAGSYNSPYGHGPYGTAGGYYYARIDFKF